A genome region from Arachis duranensis cultivar V14167 chromosome 8, aradu.V14167.gnm2.J7QH, whole genome shotgun sequence includes the following:
- the LOC107460231 gene encoding HMG1/2-like protein, which produces MKGAKSKAESKRGDAKLAVNKKGTPATKGGRKTGKGKAAKDPNKPKRPPSAFFVFMEEFRKQFNKDHPENKAVSAVGKAAGAKWKQMSDAEKAPYVAKSEKRKQDYEKNMRAYNKKQAEGPTGGDEEESDKSISEVNDEDDDEEGSGEEDDDE; this is translated from the exons ATGAAAGGTGCAAAGTCCAAAGCCGAATCCAAGAGAGGCGATGCCAA GCTTGCCGTGAATAAGAAAGGAACTCCGGCCACGAAGGGCGGTAGGAAAACCGGCAAGGGAAAAGCCGCCAAAGACCCTAACAAGCCAAAGAGGCCACCGAGTGCTTTCTTCGTTTTcat GGAAGAATTTAGGAAACAGTTCAACAAGGATCATCCTGAAAACAAAGCAGTATCTGCT GTGGGCAAGGCTGCTGGAGCTAAATGGAAACAAATGTCTGATGCT GAAAAAGCACCTTATGTGGCAAAGTCAGAGAAACGAAAGCAGGACTATGAGAAGAACATGAGAGCCTACAACAAAAAACAG GCTGAAGGTCCTACTGGTGGAGATGAAGAGGAATCAGACAAATCAATATCCGAGGtcaatgatgaagatgatgatgaggaaggaAGCGGCGAG GAAGACGATGACGAGTAG